Proteins encoded in a region of the Triticum dicoccoides isolate Atlit2015 ecotype Zavitan chromosome 3A, WEW_v2.0, whole genome shotgun sequence genome:
- the LOC119267773 gene encoding uncharacterized protein LOC119267773, giving the protein MSLRQLLGWSDGEVMRPESKPCSRLMRHTAGIFSVGGGLAFWVLSRLHYGPRITVPRSLRWASCGAMGTSATAAMLVRLFSPECEPQNIAAFDRPEYKPA; this is encoded by the exons ATGTCGCTACGTCAGCTACTGGGATGGTCAGATGGAGAGGTGATGCGGCCGGAGTCAAAGCCGTGTTCCCGACTGATGCGCCACACTGCTGGTATCTTCTCAGTTGGTGGTGGCCTTGCTTTCTGGGTGCTTTCCCGCCTTCACTATG GTCCAAGGATAACGGTTCCAAGGAGTCTCAGGTGGGCATCCTGTGGAGCGATGGGCACGAGCGCGACGGCAGCCATGCTTGTGCGGCTCTTCAGCCCGGAGTGTGAACCACAGAACATAGCAGCTTTCGACAGACCTGAATACAAGCCTGCATAG